CTGCGCAAGCATCGCAGCGTTCTCAGGGTTTTCAATGATGGTTACGCGATCCTCTGACCACCCGCAAAGTTCAGGGTCGGTCAGTACGTCAAACATGCCGCGCACACTATTGAGTGCGGCCGGGACCTCAGGAAAGGCGGTGTCTCGATAACTCGAGACACCTATGAGCACCGCATGCGATTCACCATGACTGATATCCTCAGTCTCCACGGGCGCCATCCATGAAACGCTTGATCAGCTCCTCCGCCTCGTCCGCACTACTGGCCTCAATCTCCAGCGTTCGGTCCGCCCGCGTAATCGTGATCCGCAGTTTCGGGTCACTGCGACGGCTCTGCAGCCAGGTCGCCACGGAGCTGGCAAGCACAGTGGCGATCCCGCCAGACCCCAGCGCCACGGAAACCACTTCGAACGCACCGCCCAGCTGTCCAGGCTCCGGATTGCTCCGCACCTGCTGAACTCGGCCCTGCAGGCGACGCTCACCCCGAAGCCATTCAGACAGCCCGATGAGGTCGTCGACGGTCTTTGACGACTGCAGCCTGAGTTCTACGTTCACGTCCACACAGCCCCCATCTGTCCCCTTGCCGCATGGCCACCGGCCATGCAGAGGATCCACCATACGATCACCCCAGGAGAAGGACGCATCCTCGGGTGACACCCGCAGGTCTCACAGCGTGCCGTTCTCCACAAGATCTCGAATCGCGTCAGCCTTGCGGCGGACGACGATTCGCCCATCTCCGTCGCTGTAGATGAGGACAGCGGCACCTGGAGACAGGCCAGCCTCCGCGAGCAGCCCCAAGGGGATCTCGACAGTGCCAACGTCCGTCACGACAGCCTCAGCAGGTTCCCTGATCACGCCGCTAGTGTGTCACCTCGCGCCACGCCGGTAGCGAGCTGCCACCTGAAGGCGGCGCGAGGTTCCTTGCCCGATCAGTCGCCGAAGATCGGCTGATCCACTTCGACGTCTCCAGCGGGCTCAGCCTCCGGCACGGCACCAATCTGCTGGCCGGCGCGGTAGTACCGCCATGCGCTCTTGTACTCGTTCCGGCTGTCGTCGTACATGATTACGTAGCCCATGAGGGCAGTGACCTGCCACTTGGTCGGTATTTCCGCGGAGATCAGTTGGAAGAGCTCGTCGGCGGTCATCCCCGCCGCCGGCACATGGATGCGTCGAGTCTTGAACTCTGCCGACTTTCCGTACCTGAAGTTGTACGGGAGGTCAGCCTTGATCGTTTCCAGGAGTGAATGCAGCGTCGTCTCGCCGGCCTGCAGGCCCTCGACGGGTCGGTCCAAGTCGATCGGGAACAAGACATCGAAGTGGTTCTGCTTCAGGACCGTGCTGTCCCGCTGACGGCCGGGGTCCTTGTTACCGAAGCCGTTGTTGTTCCAGGGGATGTCGCCCTGGCCCTTGTGGTGACTGATGAGCAGCCGTTCCGGGGCGAGGGCCGAGAAGTCTTCCGCCACGTACAGGCATGAGAAGGCCATCTCGGCCAGGGAGATGTTGCGGCGCCCCGAGATCTTGCGGAGGTGGTTGTGGAGGCGGGTCGGCAGGGACTTCTCGGCCTTGCCGACATAGACGAACTCGCCGTTCAGGTACAGCTGGTAGACCCCGGGCTTCTCCTTGAGCCGCGCGATGTTCTCCTCGGCGAGGGGAGCCCTGTCGAGTCCCTTGAGTGCAGCGGCCAGCTGGTCGCCGAGCGCCTTGGTGATGCTCAGGGTGAAGTCCTTGTGGTACTGCGTCCCGTCGTCGGAGCCCACCACCGGCGCCATCCGTCCCACTCCCTTGGTCGACATGATCTCGGAAACCCTATCTGCGACCTGTACACGTGGCCGAACCTTCACCTCGAAATGGCTTGGAGATCTACAACTCCGCGGTATGCTTTTGAAATGGCTGAACTGCAAGAAGGATCAAAGAAGGACCGCACGGGCGTCGAACTCTTCGCTGGCGCTGGCGGTCTGGCCATGGCCGTCCACCGTGCTGGATTCCGCCCCCTGCTCTTCAATGAGTTCGCCAAGCGGGCGTGCGAGACCCTGGAGACCAACGGGGCTCAGCGACTGCCCGACGGCCAGAAGCCGACCCATGTCCCCGGGCCCGACGAGAAGGTTCCCCTCGTCGCGGGCGATGTCCAAAAACTCGACATGGACTACCTGGCGGGCCAGGTAGACGTGCTCGCCGGCGGTCCTCCCTGCCAGCCGTTCAGCCTCGGCGGCGTCGCCAAGGGTGACGAGGACAAGCGGAACATGTTCCCGCAGATGTTCAAGGCCGTCCGGCAGATCCAGCCGAAGGCCGTGATCTGCGAGAACGTGCGCGGCCTGCTCAGGCCCTCGTTCCGCCGCTACTTCGACTACATCCAGCGCGAGCTGGAGCTGCCCTTCGAGGAACGAGCCGAAGGCACTGACTGGGAGCAGCACTACGAGTACCTGCTGGAGCGCCGCGAGAAGGAGTTGGACGACCCCAGGAAGCGGTACGACATCGTCATGATGCCGGTGAACGCGGCCGACTACGGGGTCCCGCAGATTCGCAATCGCGTGATCATCGTCGCCTTTCGTCGCGACCTGAACGTCGACCTCGAGCTCTTCAAGGACCTCGTGAGGCCGACACACTCCGAGACCGCCCTCTTCCGATCCATGGAGGACGGGAGCTACTGGGAGCGACACTCGAACGTCCCCAGTCACGTGCGCGAGTGGGTCATGGCCCGCCTCCCGAAGACCATGCCGATGGACGACGGCCTGCTCCCCTGGCACACCCTGCGTGACGCGATCGCCGGCATCGGCGACAACAAGCCACTGCCAGAGGTGCCGGACGAGTGGCTGGACCGCACCGAGCACTTCCTCGGCGGGTTCACGGAACACATCGGCTGGCCCGG
This DNA window, taken from Streptomyces sp. TN58, encodes the following:
- a CDS encoding effector-associated constant component EACC1: MNVELRLQSSKTVDDLIGLSEWLRGERRLQGRVQQVRSNPEPGQLGGAFEVVSVALGSGGIATVLASSVATWLQSRRSDPKLRITITRADRTLEIEASSADEAEELIKRFMDGARGD
- a CDS encoding DNA cytosine methyltransferase, translated to MAELQEGSKKDRTGVELFAGAGGLAMAVHRAGFRPLLFNEFAKRACETLETNGAQRLPDGQKPTHVPGPDEKVPLVAGDVQKLDMDYLAGQVDVLAGGPPCQPFSLGGVAKGDEDKRNMFPQMFKAVRQIQPKAVICENVRGLLRPSFRRYFDYIQRELELPFEERAEGTDWEQHYEYLLERREKELDDPRKRYDIVMMPVNAADYGVPQIRNRVIIVAFRRDLNVDLELFKDLVRPTHSETALFRSMEDGSYWERHSNVPSHVREWVMARLPKTMPMDDGLLPWHTLRDAIAGIGDNKPLPEVPDEWLDRTEHFLGGFTEHIGWPGARIYDGHTPNELDRPAKTVKAGVHGVPGGESVMLLDELVADKAAQGGVRYKYRYMTVRETARVMTFPDTWELKGPRGEKMRQLGNAVPVALGEVFAKAVAAVLDEAEERQK
- a CDS encoding GIY-YIG nuclease family protein, coding for MSTKGVGRMAPVVGSDDGTQYHKDFTLSITKALGDQLAAALKGLDRAPLAEENIARLKEKPGVYQLYLNGEFVYVGKAEKSLPTRLHNHLRKISGRRNISLAEMAFSCLYVAEDFSALAPERLLISHHKGQGDIPWNNNGFGNKDPGRQRDSTVLKQNHFDVLFPIDLDRPVEGLQAGETTLHSLLETIKADLPYNFRYGKSAEFKTRRIHVPAAGMTADELFQLISAEIPTKWQVTALMGYVIMYDDSRNEYKSAWRYYRAGQQIGAVPEAEPAGDVEVDQPIFGD